GCGAGCGACTGCTACGCTCCTGATGCATGCGCGTgttcgtgcgtgcgtgtgtacaTCGCGTCTTGGTCTGCGTACGTGCGTGCGCCAATCGGCGGCCATAATAGCCGCCTCGACCAATCACAATGGCTGATTCATTTTCTTCTTCCTCCGTCTAAAGCGCTTCCCTCGCTCGCTCTTCCGTATTATTGTCCGCGTGCGCATCCACTTTATTTACGATGTGATTCGCCCGTTTTTCGCAATCACGCCCGCTTAACCTGTATCAGTGGACACTAAATTTTTTACAAACCTCGTCAAACCATCTCGATAACCGATCCCTTCGAGCACTATTTGTTTTACCGAAAACGATGCCCACCGTTCGCTGAACAAATCAACGTCTTTTACCACGTATCCGAACAGGCGCAAACTCCGCCCATTCCCtcaatttcctttttttttcgacACCACTAACGTTCGATCTTAAACGTTCGTGTAGTTACTATGCAGAGCCCTATCGGAAAAATCAGCTGAACCAAACATTTAATCGTACTCTTGGCGTACTGAGTGCCGTATAGATAAAATGAAGGAACTTCGTAGTTGAGAAATTACGAGTACGATAACACGCAAGTCCGTCGCAAAACATGGCTACATAGTCGGCCATTTTTATAACGCGGGAAAACTCGAATTGTGTTAGAATTTTTAACGATCACTGCGTTTAGGTGCCAATTTCGAGATATAACAAGAGCTGTTTCTCACTATTATTATCTGGTAAATATTTCATATACAAAAACGTACAAAATCTTCTAATCTAACGATTTAATGTGGACAACTTGCTACGTACACTTGTTCCGTATCCTACATGTTTACCAGTTTATGCCAACAAGTTGTATCCAATATTTGGAATTTTACAGACAATAGATTTATATTTGTCACATtatcatatatttatttataacatCACAAAAATATTAACTCGTATCAAGAGAAtcgatttaatatatttaaagggCTCTGAAGCTTTTCTTGTACTATTTCTGGAAATATAACCAAGAAATGCACGTAAAAACGTACACATGTGGCATTTAAGTGTTTCACTGAAGTCCATTGGTGTTTGAAATCATTATAATTGATATATGTGTTGAAGAAATATTAATCATTTGAATATGGATTACGATCAGTATTATTGTAAGAAGGATAATGCGTACCTCATACACTTTCCCAATCATAAGGGATTAAGTTTGATTGAAATTGACAAGATCTTTTCTGCTTATGGCAAAGTTTTGTCTATAGATAATCGTGGAAAATCTCATGGATTATGCTTTGTGAGATATGAAAAGCTTGGAGACGTCAGAAGATGTATCAATGCCTTACAAAATCACAGTTTTATTAAGATCTTGAGGCACAAGTTAAAAGTTAACGCAACaagtgaaacaaagaaattaaAAGAACCGTATAAATCAAAGAACGGCTCTACTTGTCAAGATATATATTGTAATGATTCAAATGACATAGAAATTGATTGTTTATCTGACACTAATTCAATTAATTTACCAATAACCATCAATGTTCAGAAAAGTACAACTAAACGAATACCGTCCTTAATAAATCGTTTTAAAGATAAAAACTTGGAAAATGCCGCATCAAGTACATTAATTTCATCGAACCTAGATAATACTAATTCACACAGATTTGAAGAAATGTTTGATGACACTGGGATACCATCTTTGGTGTGCACTGACCAGCAGAATAAAACATATAACTATAAAACTTCTACACCAACCACAAAGAGCATCCAAGCGCAACAAGTGATTGTAGCTAATATCCATCCAAATTTAAGTATTCACTATATATTGCATCTTTTTGAAAAGTACAATCCTATATCAGTATCGCTTATGATGACGATCCCAAAAAGTGGTATAAGATATTGTCAcgtttattacaaaacatacgaAGAAGCATATGCAACTATGAAAGAGTTTGATAAGCATTACTTGGAAGGAAAAAGTCTTATTGTTTTAACATCACAGAAATTGATGGAAGAAGCTTTCTGATTATAAATACATTTTTACACCTTTTCTTTAGctgtattttacaattattagtTTCATCTTTTATAGAAACAATATTTTAACAGTTTGAATAACTTTAAAGATATGCTCACAATTTCTAATACATTATTGTTCATAAGAGAAAATTTATTTGCAATTTATATTCTTAGCTCTCCGTATAACGCGAAAAATATCTTAATTATGTAATAATATTGATTTTGCATTTTGTATAGTAAATTATAATGTTTCTAACAACGAGATATGATTTTTTTATTCCTATTTAATTAAAGGAAGACCATCAGTGTACGTACGTACCTTATCCTGTATGCGTAAtgtattttttatgtaattacGTACATTGCACAGCAGAAGGGGAATGTATCTCTTGGCGGTACAAATTTATAAACAGTATAGGTGTGCACGCGTTTGCGTGTTTCATTGGAATTCCTAACCTACATGTTCAAGTACTATGTAGGTAGTTTTTCTACGTTAAATACGAGTCTACAGTCTGTTATTTTGTGACGTTATACACTATTTACGTTGAGTCGCATCATACACGTGAAATCGGAAGAATATGCAGTTGAAAATGTCAAAACCGTTTAACAAAAATGCAGTGAAATTATTGTTGCTACAAGAGAACAAATTTATTTCACAAATATTTTCAAAAATGCCGTTGCCTATGTCTGAATTAGGTAAAAGTTTGATGAAATAACCTAACCTTGTAATATTCTTGCATTATTTACTATAATAAAGTTTTAAATCTAATTAGTTTCAGACGACCAGGATAAATTAGTTGCGCATAACAAGAAAAGCGTATCGAAAGGtttctatttttattatttttacgcGTGATGCACTTCATTCCTTTTAAATTCTTTGTTTACGACTTTTTAGACTACGTATTTCCAAATTTAACCAAAAAAGCAAAAAGAGCACAGACATTTGAGGAGTTACATGCTAAACTGGAAGGGCTGAAGAATGTTAAACGTCTGGGATATAAGGAGAAGCAACTGAAGAAGAATTTGAAGACCAAAATGAAGAAAATGTCGAAAAGGGAAGAACGATTAATGCAAAAGAAACTAGTGAAAACAGAGCAAAATGCAGCTGGTTTACCAAAAATCAAGAAGGAGGATAGCGAGGTACCGAAAATTCCAAGGCCAAAGCCTGTATTTAACTCGGAGGGTAAAATGGTATTTAGCAAGTTTGATTTTTCTGAAATCGGCACAAAAAGAAAACCACCTAAGAAGGACACAAAAAAAATTTTAATCGAACTAAAACAGAAGAAGGAAAAGTTAAAAGAAATAGAAGAATCAGGTGAGAAGGAAAAAGCAGaagaaattaaagaaaaagaTGCGTGGAAATCTGTTTTGGCGAAGGCTAGTGGCGAAAAGGTAAGCGAAGAAATATTTACAAATTTCATACATGGTTGTCTGACATTTTAAACGAAAGTAAAAACTTAGAAATTTTATATATCGATTTATATTTTGTTAGGTAAAAGATGATCCAGATTTACTTAAAAGAACAATAAAacgaaaagaacaaaaaaagaaacagagtaGTAAGAAATGGGAGTCCAGATTAGAAAACATACAGAAAGGAATTAGGGAAAAACAGGAAAAACGAcaagaaaatataatgaaaagaaAGAAGGAGAAAAAGTTGAATAAATTAAAGAAAGCAGCTAAAAAGGGGCGTGTGATACCTGGATTTTGAATGTAGCATAACAAATTATAGGTAAAgacatttattttttaaaactgatttatatatgtatgtgtTTCATACATACATTTTTATTGCGCGTAATCTAAGTAACTGTTTACATTGAAAACAattggagatatacataagtgAAGGAAGTATGAATTTTAAAACTAATAAGCAGGAACATAATTATTCAAGTGGTTTTTCAATTGTCGTTACATCCAGTTCGTATTAACATATTATTGACATCTAAATGTCGTTGAATTGCCATTATATAAATCATGATTCAATATGTCTAATGATATTATTTACATTTGGTATACGTGTTTATGCATAcaattttttatattaaaaatgcCAAAATCAATACTAATATGAATAAGTTGAAGTATCAATTTTGTTGGAACTAAATGTAACTGTTATATACATAATGCAATAAGTTATATGGATTTGTTCACAATGTGATTTCTGTTTGTACATTACGTTAGCAAATTCTTATTTACATTAATATATAATGTAGTGTACAGTATTTTGTTAAATATCTCTCATCATGTAAAAAGCAGGCTGTATATGGAATGCTGTACAGTTTGTCGGTAGAAAATTTATTGATATTAGTTTTGGATACACGTGTGAAACGTGTTTGTAAGGATTTCAATCTGTCTGTGCAATCTCTCTGCACTTCAACTTATTTCTTTTCCGGCACTTCGTAAGAGACAACTTTATGAGTTTTCACAATCAATCTTGCATAAGGATATCCCGTAGGATATCTGTTTTTATTATAGAAAATTTGTTAATAAATTATGGGTAAGTCGAGGACGAGAGCTTCGATGTAACCGCCCTCTTCCACCTCCTGCTAGGTATCTCCAAGGGCAGAAGATACCGCGTTAGCGTGTGTCAATGCCGTCCATAGAGGGCTGTGATCCACTGGTAATGGTACCGCTGATTTCGATGGTCGAGGAGACCTGTACAGAACGATGAATCGATAGAACAAAGTTAATACCTTTTCACTTATAGATATCTTATTTATTTTCAAACACAAGTACTACTTGCTATCAAACATAAAATTTGCAAAAATTGCTGATCGAAATAATTATCCGCATACTATGTGTCGGCAATGTAGAAACTGCGACACATCTGTTTTGTTTCGTGGTTCAAAACAGTACAGCTGCCTATTACAATATATGTTATGTACAAAAGTAAAGAGTAGAGTAAAATATGACCTGGGCGGTACCAAAGCTGGATGCTAATCTGGACTACTAAGTTCCAACGCGGTACTCTGTTCAGGATCCGATCGTTCTTCAACAACGGTGTCTAATTCTAGCGATGGGAAAGCTCTAGATCCTCGATCGCTTCGTAACGATACCGCTCTTGCTGGACGATCAATTCCAGCTGTcacataaataatattcatattaATAGACTTTGACAATCATAAGACTGGTTGTTTTCGAAGTATGGTCTGACAAATTTGTAGATAAAAAATTCGTATCCTAGATTACTATTAGTAAAGATTGTAATATTGGCTAAATGCATTTCTAACGTAAATATACTTGGTTCGAACTTTCGATTTTAATCGCAATATTGTAATATCTCGTCTGAAATATACGCTATATAGGCTTGCGTAGCAGATATTCAAAAATCATGCGACTATTTACGAAGTTAATTACGATATACAACGTATGCATGCCTTTGCATCAAATACTACATTAATGTGTAGCCAAGCTGCGCGTATTTTTTGCAGGAAATTGCTCAAGTCTCTTGTATTCAACGTCCGCGATTGCCTTGCGAACGTTAAGCGGCAGTGACAGAATATTCCCAGTAAAGTATTGTTTGAATGCACTTGAATGCAGTTTGTAACTGCAGGTTTCAATTTTACACAAACTATTTCTATCTTTATTGCCGTTAGTCCTCTCAACttttaaatgaattttaattgaATTCTACGTTAAATATGCTCTCTTTTGCGACAGTAGCAGCGGCAAATAATTATGCGTTACATAAAAGAAACTGTAATTGTTCTGACAAAATTCTAAAGTTTCTAAAGACCAAGTCAAGCAACAATCAGACTGATAAAATGTTTTACCTAAATCCTCTTTTGATGCTGCGCTTGACGGGATAATAAAACAACGGATATATATTTCAGTGTGACGACTCTTGAAATAGATAATGTATTCGGATGCAAcaattacaattatttataattccGTATTGATTATCTACCTGTACAGTGAAACAAAAAAACATTGAACAGAAACCTCGACTTTTGTCTAttctaaattaatattaactGAAACGACTGTTCGTCAAATTTCTAAACTCGTAAATCAAGAATCGCAGAATCGGTCGTAGCAGTGATGTACTTTTAAAGCCAGCCGTATTTCATGGGTATCAAGTGTTCTATACGTACGTATATATAGTACACGTATCATTGGTTATTTGAGAAATGAAAGAGTCGTGTACACTTGAGCACTCAATCTCTCACACGCGTACTCACTTTTGTGAAGTAATACAATTAAAAGAGAAATTAATGTTGCATTTCGAGTCCAGAATTTCGATAGCGCAGGCGATTAATACTCACGAGAGATCAATAAAAGCCTTTCTGTTCTAGCCGTTTAGTTTTGCCGATAGTTTGATAGAGATTCGGGATTGTTATCGGTAAAAGTAGTCGCGTGAACGCCGACACAACATCTGCGTGTGAAGATATCCTGAAATCGCTGTATGAACTCGAATATTCAGGCCGACATTCAATCTGGTTTAATGCTTGTTCCACCCCCTCTTTctaaacatatatatgtatacgtgcTAGGCTATGCTTTCACGTGTTTGAATgcgtatatacatgtatatgctC
This is a stretch of genomic DNA from Xylocopa sonorina isolate GNS202 chromosome 8, iyXylSono1_principal, whole genome shotgun sequence. It encodes these proteins:
- the LOC143426399 gene encoding uncharacterized protein LOC143426399, encoding MDYDQYYCKKDNAYLIHFPNHKGLSLIEIDKIFSAYGKVLSIDNRGKSHGLCFVRYEKLGDVRRCINALQNHSFIKILRHKLKVNATSETKKLKEPYKSKNGSTCQDIYCNDSNDIEIDCLSDTNSINLPITINVQKSTTKRIPSLINRFKDKNLENAASSTLISSNLDNTNSHRFEEMFDDTGIPSLVCTDQQNKTYNYKTSTPTTKSIQAQQVIVANIHPNLSIHYILHLFEKYNPISVSLMMTIPKSGIRYCHVYYKTYEEAYATMKEFDKHYLEGKSLIVLTSQKLMEEAF
- the Surf6 gene encoding surfeit locus protein 6, translated to MQLKMSKPFNKNAVKLLLLQENKFISQIFSKMPLPMSELVSDDQDKLVAHNKKSVSKDYVFPNLTKKAKRAQTFEELHAKLEGLKNVKRLGYKEKQLKKNLKTKMKKMSKREERLMQKKLVKTEQNAAGLPKIKKEDSEVPKIPRPKPVFNSEGKMVFSKFDFSEIGTKRKPPKKDTKKILIELKQKKEKLKEIEESGEKEKAEEIKEKDAWKSVLAKASGEKVKDDPDLLKRTIKRKEQKKKQSSKKWESRLENIQKGIREKQEKRQENIMKRKKEKKLNKLKKAAKKGRVIPGF